One stretch of Hevea brasiliensis isolate MT/VB/25A 57/8 chromosome 12, ASM3005281v1, whole genome shotgun sequence DNA includes these proteins:
- the LOC110638071 gene encoding mitogen-activated protein kinase kinase 10, which produces MTLVRKRRHQQALKLSLPPSLPPSDFRQQAHPPPSASLSAISPDSPGIENLTDLENLAVLGRGNGGTVYKVRHKLTSCIFALKVLRFYHNTTNIRRQALREAEILKRVDSPYIVRCYAVFDREDDLCFAMEHMERGSLHDVLFVGKILPEDVISGLAWCVLHGLQYLHKMQIVHGDIKPSNLLINCKGDVKIADFGVSRIVVGKHEACDAYMGTCAYMSPERFDPERWDGDNADGFAGDVWSLGVVVLECLVGHYPLIGVGEKPDWAALVCAICFGERLEMPENASPEFRSFVIRCLEKDWSKRGTVDELIDHPFVNRTCCGSHQPFLDLVLHR; this is translated from the coding sequence ATGACATTGGTGAGAAAGAGAAGGCATCAACAGGCGCTAAAGCTATCCCTACCCCCATCATTACCACCTTCTGACTTCCGGCAACAGGCCCACCCACCGCCTTCAGCTTCCTTGTCAGCTATCAGTCCAGACTCCCCTGGCATAGAAAATCTCACTGACCTTGAAAATTTGGCAGTTCTTGGCCGTGGAAATGGCGGAACTGTCTATAAAGTACGACACAAGCTTACCTCCTGCATTTTCGCTTTGAAAGTTCTTCGTTTCTATCACAACACCACCAACATTCGCCGCCAGGCTTTACGGGAGGCAGAGATCCTTAAACGGGTCGATTCGCCTTATATTGTTCGATGCTATGCTGTGTTTGATAGGGAAGACGATCTGTGCTTTGCAATGGAGCACATGGAAAGAGGATCGCTGCATGATGTTTTATTTGTAGGTAAAATACTGCCAGAGGATGTTATTTCTGGTCTGGCCTGGTGTGTTTTGCATGGGTTGCAGTATCTGCATAAAATGCAGATAGTTCATGGGGATATAAAGCCCTCTAATCTACTCATTAATTGTAAAGGGGATGTGAAAATCGCTGATTTTGGAGTCAGTAGGATTGTGGTGGGCAAACATGAGGCTTGTGACGCATACATGGGCACATGTGCATATATGAGCCCTGAAAGGTTTGATCCAGAGAGGTGGGATGGTGATAATGCTGATGGATTTGCAGGGGATGTCTGGTCACTTGGGGTGGTAGTTTTGGAGTGCCTTGTAGGTCATTATCCATTGATTGGTGTAGGAGAGAAACCAGATTGGGCAGCATTGGTATGTGCAATATGCTTTGGAGAGAGACTGGAAATGCCGGAAAATGCATCGCCGGAGTTCCGGAGTTTTGTAATTAGGTGTTTGGAGAAGGATTGGAGCAAGAGAGGGACTGTTGATGAGCTTATTGATCACCCTTTTGTGAATAGGACTTGTTGTGGATCTCATCAACCATTCCTTGACCTTGTTTTACATCGCTGA